The proteins below come from a single Methanomassiliicoccus sp. genomic window:
- a CDS encoding ABC transporter permease: protein MGSIQQEIAVLKSAYRVSLLSMFAAVPWWLWLLQLITIGLTQMLYFVLMTGVAGGTTLSISEVALGNALQAVTYSTVFAVCSIPGDEKHSATLPLLMNTPTKLHSVIIGKSLFHIAAGMMTVVVSLAFAALVFGVSFARVDVLSLTMVVLVTTYAMTGFGLMLSSIGIYLRSSILLASFFLYIGLIFCGVNFPVSQLPSFLQPISAVLPMTYGVHSLRMAIEGAAVIEIVQDLAMMLVIGSIMLIVGLLMLRLFERLARVKGSLEMF from the coding sequence ATGGGGTCCATTCAGCAGGAGATCGCAGTTCTGAAAAGTGCATATAGAGTGTCCCTGCTCTCGATGTTCGCTGCGGTCCCATGGTGGTTATGGCTCTTGCAGTTGATCACAATCGGCCTGACCCAGATGCTGTACTTCGTCCTCATGACCGGTGTCGCAGGGGGAACGACCTTGAGCATATCGGAGGTAGCCTTGGGTAATGCCCTGCAAGCGGTCACCTATTCTACGGTGTTCGCTGTGTGCAGCATCCCCGGGGATGAGAAGCACTCAGCCACGTTACCATTATTGATGAACACACCCACCAAGCTGCACTCGGTCATCATAGGCAAATCCCTCTTTCACATCGCAGCCGGAATGATGACGGTGGTAGTCTCCCTCGCATTCGCCGCTCTCGTGTTCGGGGTAAGCTTTGCCCGGGTGGATGTCCTATCTTTGACCATGGTCGTTCTTGTCACGACATATGCCATGACAGGCTTCGGTCTCATGCTGAGCAGCATCGGGATCTACCTGCGCTCTTCCATACTCCTGGCAAGCTTTTTTCTATACATCGGTCTGATTTTTTGTGGGGTCAACTTCCCGGTCTCGCAGCTGCCCTCCTTCCTGCAGCCCATATCGGCGGTCCTCCCGATGACATATGGTGTGCATTCATTGAGGATGGCAATAGAAGGTGCGGCGGTGATCGAAATCGTACAGGACCTTGCGATGATGTTGGTGATCGGGTCGATCATGCTGATTGTCGGTCTCTTGATGCTGAGATTGTTCGAGAGGCTGGCGAGGGTCAAGGGGTCCTTAGAGAT